A part of Pseudoalteromonas arctica A 37-1-2 genomic DNA contains:
- a CDS encoding NADP-dependent isocitrate dehydrogenase — protein MTSKIIYTKTDEAPALATYSLLPIIQAYTNAAGVEVETRDISLAGRVIASFPDYLTQEQRIGDALAELGELAKTPEANIIKLPNISASVPQLRAVIKELQAKGYALPEYPVEPKNDEEKAIQAAYDKIKGSAVNPVLREGNSDRRAPGSVKEYARNNPHSMGAWSKDSESYVASMSEGDFFGSEKSVTVDTATDVRIEHVATNGDVSVLKQSTPLLAGEVIDASSISASKLQAFLAAEIDAAKEKGVLFSLHMKATMMKVSDPIIFGHAVKVFYKDVFAKHGELFEELGVDVNNGLGDVYSKIQTLDDAKREEIEADIQAVYASRPAIAMVDSDRGITNLHVPSDVIIDASMPAAIRSSGQMWNNDGKLQDTSFVIPDRCYSGIYQATIDFCKVNGAFDPTTMGSVPNVGLMAQKAEEYGSHDKTFEAKADGSIRVVDANGNTLLEHSVEQGDIWRMCQVKDAPIQDWVKLAVNRARATGVPAIFWLDENRAHDAELIKKVNKYLPDHDTAGLDIQILTPLEATLFSLARIKEGKDTISVTGNVLRDYLTDLFPILELGTSAKMLSIVPLMNGGGLFETGAGGSAPKHVQQFEKENHLRWDSLGEFLALAASLEHLSVTTGNNKAQVLADTLDKATGTFLAENKSPSRKVKEIDNRGSHFFLSLFWAQELAKQNDDSELKTQFTQIASDLESNKEQIVSELNDAQGPAVDLGGYFQPNDDAAFKAMRPSTTFNDILAKLV, from the coding sequence ATGACATCAAAAATTATCTATACAAAAACGGACGAAGCTCCGGCACTAGCAACTTACTCGTTGCTACCGATCATCCAAGCATATACAAATGCGGCCGGTGTTGAAGTTGAAACTCGCGATATCTCATTAGCAGGTCGTGTAATTGCTAGCTTCCCTGATTATTTAACACAAGAACAACGCATTGGTGATGCACTTGCTGAACTTGGCGAGCTTGCTAAAACACCAGAAGCAAACATCATCAAATTACCAAACATCAGTGCATCTGTACCACAGCTTCGCGCTGTAATTAAAGAGCTTCAAGCAAAAGGTTACGCTCTTCCAGAATACCCTGTTGAACCTAAAAATGATGAAGAAAAAGCAATTCAAGCTGCTTACGACAAAATCAAAGGCAGTGCAGTAAACCCAGTACTACGTGAAGGTAACTCAGATCGTCGCGCACCAGGTTCTGTAAAAGAATATGCACGTAACAACCCGCATTCAATGGGTGCGTGGAGCAAAGATTCAGAGTCTTATGTTGCAAGCATGAGCGAAGGCGACTTCTTTGGTTCAGAAAAGTCAGTAACTGTTGATACAGCCACTGATGTACGTATTGAACATGTTGCAACTAACGGCGACGTTTCTGTACTTAAACAAAGCACGCCTCTTTTAGCTGGCGAAGTTATTGATGCATCAAGCATCAGCGCTTCTAAGCTTCAAGCTTTCTTAGCTGCTGAAATTGACGCTGCTAAAGAAAAAGGTGTTTTATTCTCGCTTCACATGAAAGCGACAATGATGAAAGTATCTGATCCAATTATCTTTGGTCACGCTGTAAAAGTATTCTACAAAGATGTATTTGCTAAACACGGTGAGCTTTTTGAAGAGCTAGGTGTTGATGTAAATAATGGTTTAGGCGATGTATATTCTAAAATTCAAACATTAGACGATGCTAAGCGCGAAGAAATCGAAGCAGACATTCAAGCTGTTTACGCTAGCCGCCCTGCTATTGCTATGGTTGATTCTGACCGCGGCATTACAAACCTACACGTACCAAGTGACGTGATCATCGATGCTTCTATGCCTGCTGCAATCCGTTCAAGCGGTCAAATGTGGAATAACGATGGTAAGTTACAAGACACTAGCTTTGTAATTCCAGATCGTTGTTACTCAGGTATTTACCAAGCAACTATTGATTTTTGTAAAGTGAATGGCGCGTTTGATCCAACAACTATGGGTAGCGTACCTAACGTTGGCCTTATGGCTCAAAAAGCTGAAGAATACGGTTCACACGATAAAACGTTTGAAGCTAAAGCTGACGGTTCTATCCGTGTTGTTGATGCAAATGGTAATACATTACTTGAGCACAGTGTTGAGCAAGGCGATATTTGGCGCATGTGTCAGGTTAAAGACGCACCAATCCAAGATTGGGTTAAGCTTGCAGTAAATCGTGCACGCGCAACAGGCGTTCCAGCTATTTTCTGGTTAGACGAAAACCGTGCACATGATGCAGAGCTAATCAAAAAAGTAAATAAATACCTACCAGATCACGATACAGCTGGCCTAGATATTCAAATTTTAACACCGCTTGAAGCAACGTTGTTCTCACTAGCGCGTATTAAAGAAGGTAAAGATACTATTTCTGTAACAGGTAACGTTTTACGTGATTACCTTACAGATTTATTCCCAATTTTAGAGCTAGGTACGAGTGCTAAAATGCTTTCAATTGTTCCACTTATGAACGGTGGTGGATTATTTGAAACTGGCGCAGGTGGTTCTGCACCTAAGCATGTTCAACAATTCGAAAAAGAAAACCACTTACGTTGGGATTCTTTAGGTGAATTTTTAGCACTTGCTGCATCTCTTGAGCACTTAAGCGTAACTACGGGTAACAACAAGGCACAAGTTCTTGCTGATACACTAGATAAAGCGACTGGTACTTTCCTTGCAGAAAACAAGTCTCCTTCACGTAAAGTGAAAGAAATTGATAACCGTGGTTCTCATTTCTTCCTATCTTTATTCTGGGCACAAGAACTTGCTAAGCAAAATGATGACAGTGAACTTAAAACACAGTTTACTCAAATTGCTAGCGACCTTGAGTCTAATAAAGAACAAATCGTAAGTGAACTTAACGATGCGCAAGGCCCTGCAGTTGATTTAGGCGGTTACTTCCAGCCTAACGATGATGCAGCCTTTAAAGCGATGCGTCCAAGCACTACATTTAACGATATTCTTGCTAAATTAGTATAA
- the cspD gene encoding cold shock domain-containing protein CspD produces the protein MACGKVKWFNNAKGFGFIVEDGCENDIFAHYSTIVMDGYKTLKAGQDVTFELEQGPKGLHAKNIAPDGDIIE, from the coding sequence ATGGCTTGCGGTAAAGTTAAATGGTTCAACAACGCTAAAGGTTTTGGTTTCATCGTAGAAGACGGCTGCGAGAATGATATTTTCGCTCATTACTCAACAATTGTAATGGACGGTTATAAAACGCTTAAAGCTGGTCAAGATGTAACATTCGAATTAGAACAAGGACCTAAAGGTCTACACGCTAAAAATATTGCCCCAGATGGTGACATTATTGAGTGA
- the clpS gene encoding ATP-dependent Clp protease adapter ClpS, with translation MKDSGVIDTVRDSEKQKLQPPRKYKVVLNNDDYTPMDFVIEVLTTFFNMDSDRATDVMLQVHEKGKGICGVYSADVAHTKAEQVNRYARDNEHPLLCSCEQE, from the coding sequence ATGAAAGATTCAGGTGTTATCGATACAGTTCGCGACAGCGAAAAGCAAAAGCTACAGCCGCCGCGAAAATATAAAGTTGTTTTAAATAACGACGACTACACGCCGATGGACTTTGTAATAGAAGTTTTAACGACGTTTTTTAATATGGATAGCGATAGAGCAACCGACGTGATGCTTCAGGTTCATGAAAAAGGTAAGGGTATATGTGGTGTTTACAGCGCCGACGTAGCCCACACCAAAGCTGAACAAGTTAACCGCTACGCGCGTGATAACGAGCATCCACTGCTTTGTAGTTGTGAGCAGGAATAA